Proteins co-encoded in one Diaminobutyricimonas sp. LJ205 genomic window:
- a CDS encoding methyltransferase domain-containing protein, giving the protein MTAADYETRRDALVDRIVDSYTAGSELFTIELGRRLGLYRTLHKRGPLSPRGLAEAAGIAERYAREWLEQQAAAGFVDVDDEATDAAARQYRLPDAHIPVLVHETDPSFTLGMPALFAGSVEPFAAVIAAFRSGAGVPYDRYGPHLRWGIAAMNRPGFEHDLAHWVAAVDGVAEWLAHGGTVLDAGCGEGWSTIALAKAFPAARVHGVDLDAASIETATANAEAAGVGDRVRFTLANAAGGTPGGTPAGGYDFACVFEALHDMGDPVAVLRGIRSTLSDAGVVLIGDEKVADEFTAPADKLDRMQYAVSVLHCLPATMAESTAVANGTVLRAPSVRRWAAEAGFGSVEVLPIEHDFWRFYALRP; this is encoded by the coding sequence ATGACAGCCGCAGACTACGAAACCCGCCGCGACGCTCTCGTGGACCGGATCGTCGACTCCTACACCGCCGGCTCGGAACTCTTCACGATTGAGCTCGGCCGACGGCTTGGTTTGTATCGCACGCTCCACAAGCGTGGTCCGCTGAGCCCGCGCGGTCTCGCCGAGGCAGCCGGTATCGCCGAGCGGTACGCCCGCGAATGGCTCGAGCAGCAGGCGGCTGCGGGATTCGTCGACGTCGATGATGAGGCGACGGATGCCGCGGCTCGCCAGTATCGGCTGCCAGACGCGCACATCCCTGTGCTCGTCCACGAAACCGATCCGAGCTTCACTCTCGGCATGCCCGCGCTCTTCGCAGGATCAGTCGAACCGTTCGCCGCGGTCATTGCCGCATTCCGATCCGGTGCCGGGGTGCCCTACGACCGGTATGGGCCGCACCTGCGCTGGGGGATCGCCGCGATGAACCGTCCAGGTTTCGAGCACGACCTTGCCCACTGGGTGGCGGCGGTCGACGGAGTGGCCGAATGGCTGGCACACGGCGGCACGGTACTCGACGCAGGCTGTGGCGAGGGCTGGTCCACCATCGCGCTGGCGAAGGCATTTCCCGCGGCTCGGGTTCACGGGGTGGATCTGGACGCCGCGTCGATCGAGACGGCAACCGCGAATGCCGAGGCGGCCGGTGTTGGTGACCGGGTGAGGTTCACGCTGGCGAACGCGGCAGGCGGTACCCCCGGCGGAACCCCGGCGGGTGGCTACGACTTCGCTTGCGTCTTCGAAGCGCTGCATGACATGGGTGATCCGGTGGCGGTGCTGCGCGGCATCCGTTCCACGCTGTCGGATGCCGGAGTCGTCCTCATCGGTGACGAGAAGGTGGCCGACGAGTTCACCGCCCCTGCCGACAAGCTCGACCGGATGCAGTACGCCGTCAGTGTGCTGCACTGCCTGCCGGCGACCATGGCCGAATCAACCGCGGTCGCGAACGGCACCGTGCTGCGGGCGCCGTCCGTGCGTCGCTGGGCCGCCGAGGCGGGATTCGGCAGCGTCGAGGTACTGCCCATCGAGCACGACTTCTGGCGGTTCTACGCCCTTCGCCCGTGA
- a CDS encoding benzoate/H(+) symporter BenE family transporter: protein MVQPIVAGIIGAIAGFASSFAIVIAGLRAVGASEEQAASGLLILCLASAVIAMLYSWRFRMPLSFAWSTPGAALLIAANTVTDDFSAAVGAFIVCGVLIVLTGLWPALGRAMTGIPKPIAGAMLAGILFPMCLAPVTASIELPALALPIVIVWLVLYRLAPRWAVPAAMLVTALVVGVATGTDWLTGAAAQVPRIEWVSPSFDPLVIVSLGVPLYIVTMAGQNVPGFAVLTTFGYPPPPAVPILVGTGALSVAGAFGGSHAVNLAALSAAMMAGPDAHADPGRRWIASFSAGATYVLLGLTASVSTALVAAAPPVLITAVAGLALFGAFITGIVTAFEQPDRRLVAAVTFLVVASGVVIAGIGSAFWGLVAGGAVMLWLHSPGRRVSRGSGITEDR from the coding sequence ATGGTGCAGCCGATCGTCGCTGGGATCATCGGCGCCATTGCCGGGTTCGCCAGCTCGTTCGCGATCGTGATCGCCGGGCTGCGCGCGGTGGGCGCCTCCGAAGAGCAGGCGGCGAGCGGCCTGCTGATCCTCTGCCTGGCGTCGGCGGTGATCGCGATGCTCTACTCGTGGCGGTTCCGGATGCCTCTGTCCTTCGCCTGGTCCACGCCGGGCGCCGCGCTGCTGATCGCCGCGAACACGGTGACCGACGACTTCTCGGCCGCGGTAGGCGCGTTCATCGTCTGTGGCGTGCTGATCGTGCTCACCGGTCTCTGGCCTGCGCTCGGGCGAGCGATGACCGGCATCCCGAAACCCATCGCCGGTGCGATGCTCGCCGGCATCCTCTTTCCGATGTGCCTCGCTCCGGTGACGGCGTCGATCGAACTTCCGGCGCTCGCGCTGCCGATCGTCATCGTCTGGCTGGTGCTGTACCGACTGGCGCCGCGGTGGGCGGTCCCGGCCGCGATGCTGGTGACGGCGCTTGTCGTCGGGGTCGCGACCGGCACCGACTGGCTCACCGGTGCCGCTGCGCAGGTGCCGCGCATCGAGTGGGTCTCGCCGAGTTTCGACCCGCTGGTGATCGTGAGCCTCGGTGTTCCGCTCTACATCGTCACGATGGCCGGCCAGAATGTGCCAGGGTTCGCGGTCCTCACCACCTTCGGATACCCGCCGCCGCCTGCCGTCCCGATTCTCGTCGGCACGGGAGCGCTGTCGGTTGCCGGGGCATTCGGCGGCTCCCACGCCGTGAACCTGGCGGCACTGTCCGCGGCGATGATGGCCGGTCCGGATGCGCATGCCGATCCGGGCCGCAGGTGGATCGCCTCGTTCAGCGCGGGAGCCACCTACGTGCTTCTCGGTCTCACCGCGAGCGTCTCCACCGCCCTGGTCGCGGCCGCGCCGCCCGTGCTGATCACCGCGGTCGCCGGCCTCGCCCTGTTCGGTGCGTTCATCACCGGGATTGTCACCGCGTTCGAGCAGCCCGATCGCCGTTTGGTTGCGGCGGTCACTTTCCTCGTCGTCGCCTCCGGAGTCGTGATCGCCGGAATCGGCAGCGCGTTCTGGGGTCTGGTGGCAGGCGGCGCGGTCATGCTGTGGCTGCACAGCCCCGGCCGACGCGTTTCTCGTGGTTCCGGAATTACTGAGGACCGCTAG